A window of Cellulomonas fimi contains these coding sequences:
- the ychF gene encoding redox-regulated ATPase YchF, giving the protein MALTIGIVGLPNVGKSTLFNALTRAQVLAANYPFATIEPNVGVVPLPDPRLQVLADLFGSERILPATVSFVDIAGIVKGASEGEGLGNKFLANIREADAICQVTRAFADPDVVHVSGAVNPKDDIEIISTELILADLQTLEKAIPRLEKEVKGKKADPALLAAAVAANEVLEKGQTLFAAGLADVEHVAQLQLMTAKPFIYVFNTDDAGLADTAMQDELRALVAPADAIFLDAKFESELVELEPDEAAEMLAENGQDEAGLDQLARVGFHTLGLQTYLTAGPKEARAWTIRQGWTAPQAAGVIHTDFQKGFIKAEVISFDDLVAAGSVAAARAAGKARVEGKDYVMADGDVVEFRFNV; this is encoded by the coding sequence GTGGCACTCACCATCGGCATCGTCGGCCTGCCCAACGTCGGCAAGTCCACCCTCTTCAACGCGCTGACCCGGGCGCAGGTCCTCGCGGCGAACTACCCGTTCGCGACGATCGAGCCGAACGTCGGCGTCGTGCCGCTGCCCGACCCGCGGCTGCAGGTGCTCGCCGACCTGTTCGGCTCCGAGCGCATCCTGCCCGCCACGGTGTCGTTCGTGGACATCGCCGGCATCGTCAAGGGCGCGAGCGAGGGCGAGGGCCTCGGCAACAAGTTCCTCGCCAACATCCGCGAGGCCGACGCGATCTGCCAGGTGACGCGCGCGTTCGCCGACCCGGACGTCGTGCACGTCTCCGGTGCGGTGAACCCGAAGGACGACATCGAGATCATCAGCACCGAGCTGATCCTCGCCGACCTCCAGACCCTCGAGAAGGCCATCCCGCGCCTGGAGAAGGAGGTCAAGGGCAAGAAGGCCGACCCCGCGCTCCTGGCGGCGGCCGTCGCCGCGAACGAGGTCCTCGAGAAGGGCCAGACGCTCTTCGCCGCCGGCCTGGCCGACGTCGAGCACGTCGCGCAGCTCCAGCTCATGACGGCCAAGCCCTTCATCTACGTGTTCAACACCGACGACGCGGGCCTCGCCGACACCGCCATGCAGGACGAGCTGCGCGCGCTCGTCGCGCCTGCCGACGCGATCTTCCTCGACGCGAAGTTCGAGTCCGAGCTCGTCGAGCTCGAGCCCGACGAGGCCGCCGAGATGCTCGCCGAGAACGGCCAGGACGAGGCGGGCCTCGACCAGCTCGCGCGCGTCGGCTTCCACACCCTCGGCCTGCAGACCTACCTCACGGCCGGTCCGAAGGAGGCCCGCGCCTGGACGATCCGGCAGGGCTGGACCGCGCCGCAGGCCGCCGGGGTCATCCACACGGACTTCCAGAAGGGCTTCATCAAGGCCGAGGTCATCTCGTTCGACGACCTGGTCGCCGCCGGCTCCGTCGCCGCCGCCCGCGCCGCCGGCAAGGCGCGCGTCGAGGGCAAGGACTACGTCATGGCCGACGGAGACGTCGTGGAGTTCCGCTTCAACGTCTGA
- a CDS encoding DUF4177 domain-containing protein, translating to MRWWDGSTWTDQVQAPAPQRGGLGGVVDRIEAEAAAGGRARLAPRGMNYVVLQVILKEKLWGTGSGNLTELEKAINAQASLGYRLHTITTAASGSKGLGGGDRIQATMVFERIE from the coding sequence ATGCGATGGTGGGACGGGTCGACGTGGACCGACCAGGTGCAGGCGCCCGCCCCGCAGCGAGGCGGCCTCGGTGGCGTCGTCGACCGGATCGAGGCGGAGGCGGCGGCCGGCGGTCGTGCGCGACTGGCTCCGAGGGGCATGAACTACGTCGTCCTGCAGGTCATCCTCAAGGAGAAGCTGTGGGGGACGGGCTCGGGCAACCTGACGGAGCTCGAGAAGGCCATCAACGCCCAGGCCTCGCTCGGGTACCGGCTGCACACGATCACGACCGCGGCGTCCGGCAGCAAGGGCCTCGGCGGCGGGGACCGCATCCAGGCCACCATGGTCTTCGAGCGCATCGAGTAG